The Radiobacillus deserti genomic interval TTCTGTATATAATGGTGGTTCAATATGTATGGAAATATCACGAGCAAAACGTGAGAGCTCCTCCCCTTGATTCTCATCCGTAATATAATACGTTTGTAAGACAACTGGTTTTCCTTTTTTCCAAAGAATGGGCTTCTTTAATTGTTCCCAACTATCAACAGGAGGAAAATCTGCAATATATATGTTATAGACATTTACTGTTCTACCTCGTAGTTGTCCTTTAAATGTATGAAGACGTTGAAGGACCCTTCCCATATCTTCCTTCAACCGATTTTTCCAGTCAAACTGTTCTAGTGAGAAACGAATCACGTAGGAAGTTTGTTTCTGCTTTTTTTCCAGCCACAGCTCTGACGTTATGTCGTTTATATAAAGTAGGTTATACCCTTCTTCACTCAATAGCTGATTCGCCGTACGAAACATGAGGTATCTTCTTTTTGCATACACGTTAGGTGTCCTCCTTTTGCCTTATCATACCATGTTAACCAATCACTATCATGTTTGAACTACTAAAAAAAACGTTCAGCTTAAGAAGCTGAACGTCCAAAAATGGATGGCAATATTTTCGTTCGCATAGATGGGATATTCATAGAAAGTCGAACAAAAAGCTTTCTCAGCACATTTATTGCTAAGATCGTATTGAGTATTTTGTATCTTTTCTGAAAAATGACAGTCGCTCCTAACACAGCCGAAGCAATCCATACTAAAGATTTCATATTACAGCATCCTTTCTTTGCTGGATACCCTTATTCTTTGTTCTATCCTCGCTTATTATACTTAATAACGGAATCCAACCTCTGTAATTAAATGTTGAATGGGAATATCATATGTATCCGATGGAATGCCTTGATACAGCTGTGCTTCTGCTGCTAATGCTATCGTTTTCCCCATATAATCTTGAAGAAATCGATCATAAAATCCACCACCGTACCCTAATCTGTGATGATCCTTATCAAATAACAAGCCTGGAACGATAAGAAGATCTAAATTATCTTTTGGAATGAATACACAAGAGGATTTAGGTTCTAAAATGCCCTTATACCCTTCTTCTAAGTCTTGAAAGGATGTAATCCTATAAAATGCCATGGAAGAATCTGCTGGATTAACTTTTGGTACACTAACCGTCTTGTGACAATCCCATGCTTTTTCAATAACCGAATTTGTGTTCCACTCTAAGCCATATGAAATCGTAATCCCAACACAAGATGCCGATTTCCAAAGTGTAGATTGAATCAAATTAGTTTCTAATTGAGCTTGTACGTCCTTTCGTTGTTCTTCAGACATATTACCAAGTCTACGCTTTGCTTCCAGCCTTAAGCTTCTTTTATCCATTGCGTCCCTCCTAGCCAGTACAACTCACCAAATATTCGTCAGATTAGCTTTTAATTATGAAAAAAACTCTCACCAATCTGGTAAGAGTTCTTTGGAAACCTTATTTCGTTTCACGGTGTAACGTATGTCTTTTTAGACGTGGGCTATATTTTTTAAGCTCGATACGTTCTGGGTGTTTACGTTTATTTTTAGTAGTAATATAGTTGCGATCACCAGTTTCAGTGCAAGCAAGTGTAATATTTACGCGCATTATTATCCCTCCAAACTAATCAAATCTATCTTTTATTAGTAAGATCATATATCAGACCTAATATATATTACCAAATATAAATCGTAATTTCAAGCACACCCTTACGTTAAGTTAAACTTTAACGAACAGGTTTCTTCAAATTTATCCCATAAAACCTCCACATTCAGTACGATAACTTCTACCGTATTTGTCCTTTCGTTCCATTCACCCTCGAATGGAAATCACACCGCTTAGATTCATTTCCTTCCATTAAATAGTAATCTTCTTAGAAACGTTGAAAATTATCGAATTTTGTATGAATAAAGTAGAATTTAGCAAACGAATGGTTTTCTAATTAGGTGGAGTGTGATATAAATAAGATTAGGAATTTACATTGGAGGGAAGTTCATGTTAGTTGCTATATTGTCATTACTCGTAATTGCAATTGTTCTTTTTGTCTATTCCTTTTTCCTAATTGACAAATTTAATAATTTAGAGGGACAGATTGAACAGTTTACGATATCGACTATGCAAGATTCTTATCAAATCAAGAAAAAAATCAAGATCCTTGAAGAAGAACTATTAACGGATAACTGGGTAGAAGATACTATTCCTGCAAGCAGTATTAGTACGCAAACCCCAATGCTCCGCACGATTTATAAATTACATGATCAAGGCATGAGTGTAAAAGAAATCGCGGAAGAAACTTCTTTAAGTGAATATGATGTTTATTCCATCTTGAATCAATATTCTAAAGAAAGATAGGAGTATGTAATGAAGTACACAATTAGAGCCTTTTCAATTGGTATATTTGCAGCAACCTTTGTCATTGCGATTGCTTACTTCTTCTTAAATAATGAGACAGAATTAACATCAAAAGAAATGATTAAACAATTAGAAGAAGAAGGTTACACGGTATCACAAGCTGGAGAAACAGCCGAAGAACCCACTAAAGAGTCGTCAAATGAACAACCTGAGGTGACTGAGGAGAAACCGGAGCAACCGGAGGAAGATGCCCCTACTAAAGAGGAGCCTCCTGCTGATACAGATGAACAAGCTGTAGAAGAAACTCCTTCCAAAGAACAAGAAACCTATAAGCTTGTGATTGAATATGGGACAAGCCTATCTACCGTTTTCCAAAACCTTGAACAAGCTGGTGTAATAAAAAGTGCACAGGAGTTCAGTACATTCGTAACGGAAAATGGATATGAAACAGAAATTCAAGCTGGAGAATTCGAATTAAAAACGAATATGACCTACCAGCAAGTCGCAGACGCATTGACGAAGTAAAAGGTGCCTGTCACTACCCGAATGCTGTCGAAAGAACTCGAAAACATAAAACGAAAGCCGGATGGTATCAACCACCCGGCTTTCGTTTTATTGATTTAAATCAAAGGATTCGCCTTTTACAAGATAAAGAATGCTTTCCCCAATATTTGTTGTGTGATCCGCGAATCGCTCAATGAACCGTGCACTAAACGCCATTTGCATCACATGCTGAATCTTTTGAGGATTTGTTGCTGTTTGCTCCAGCATTTCCCGAACTACATCTCCATACATACTGTCAACCAAGTCATCCATTTCGGATAGCTTTCTTGCTAACGTAATATCTTGCATTTCAAAGGCTTTCGTACTTAAATCAATCATCTTAATCGCGATGTCTTTCATATCCTTTAAAGAGGAATGAACAACTAAGTCATGTTTTCCTAGATGCAAGGTAGCTTTCGCGATATTAGTCGCATTGTCCCCCATTCTTTCCAAATCCGAGGAGATTTTAATAGCGACAATCAACCGACGTAAGTCTCTTGCGACAGGCTGCTCCTTCGCAATTAACAGAATAGCTTCTTCGTTAATTTGTAGTTCTTTTTTATCTAGCACTTCATCCCGTTCAATAATCTTATTCGCTAATTCTAAATCCTGCGTAAAGAGTGCATGAACTGCATCTTCTAATGCTTGCCCCGCCTCTTTAGCTAATTCTATAATTGTTGTCTCTATATTT includes:
- a CDS encoding 5-formyltetrahydrofolate cyclo-ligase, giving the protein MDKRSLRLEAKRRLGNMSEEQRKDVQAQLETNLIQSTLWKSASCVGITISYGLEWNTNSVIEKAWDCHKTVSVPKVNPADSSMAFYRITSFQDLEEGYKGILEPKSSCVFIPKDNLDLLIVPGLLFDKDHHRLGYGGGFYDRFLQDYMGKTIALAAEAQLYQGIPSDTYDIPIQHLITEVGFRY
- the rpmG gene encoding 50S ribosomal protein L33 — its product is MRVNITLACTETGDRNYITTKNKRKHPERIELKKYSPRLKRHTLHRETK
- a CDS encoding helix-turn-helix domain-containing protein; translation: MLVAILSLLVIAIVLFVYSFFLIDKFNNLEGQIEQFTISTMQDSYQIKKKIKILEEELLTDNWVEDTIPASSISTQTPMLRTIYKLHDQGMSVKEIAEETSLSEYDVYSILNQYSKER
- a CDS encoding endolytic transglycosylase MltG; amino-acid sequence: MKYTIRAFSIGIFAATFVIAIAYFFLNNETELTSKEMIKQLEEEGYTVSQAGETAEEPTKESSNEQPEVTEEKPEQPEEDAPTKEEPPADTDEQAVEETPSKEQETYKLVIEYGTSLSTVFQNLEQAGVIKSAQEFSTFVTENGYETEIQAGEFELKTNMTYQQVADALTK
- the phoU gene encoding phosphate signaling complex protein PhoU, with amino-acid sequence MVAREQFEVELKNIETTIIELAKEAGQALEDAVHALFTQDLELANKIIERDEVLDKKELQINEEAILLIAKEQPVARDLRRLIVAIKISSDLERMGDNATNIAKATLHLGKHDLVVHSSLKDMKDIAIKMIDLSTKAFEMQDITLARKLSEMDDLVDSMYGDVVREMLEQTATNPQKIQHVMQMAFSARFIERFADHTTNIGESILYLVKGESFDLNQ